The genomic window ACAGCAGCTACATCCCTCAAAGATGCTAAGGCTACCATGCGATCGCGCATATTCTCACTTTCTAATTGGGTAGCTATTTGCTCTAAAGAAGAATAGGTCATAAGAAGGAAGAAGGAAGAGGGAAGAAGGGAAGGCAAATAAGCTAAAACGTATCTAATTTGGATCTGGAAATTGAGTTCATCTCTTGTGGGGTAGGCATCCTGCCTGCCCCAAGTATATGATTTAAATGCGGAGCAGCTTATGCAATTTTTATTGGCACAGTAGCTTCGTTATTTTCAACTTATTTCCCAATTCTACTCTTTTTCCTCTTCTGGGAGTTGAGCGCGTCGTTCGTTTAACCGTAAAAGTAACTCAGTATGGAGTTCGCGAGTAATAGGATAGAAATAAGCCAAAATCAAACCCAGCACTAGAGATAAAGTGGGAATAGGGCCAATAAAACTGCGAATAGCCCACAAAACAGCTTCTCCCTGTTCCTGATAAATACCAGCCTTTGGTTGAATGTAACCGACTTTACCCAAAGTTTCCAACGCCAAATATACCGCAATTCCCAAACAGATTTTTTGCACAAATACCATAAAACTATAAAATATCCCTTCCCGTCGCTGTCCGGTTTCTAGCTCATCTAACTCCACTACATCTGGTAGCATTGACCAAGGAATGAGATAAGCTGTCGATACTCCCACACCAGATAAAATAGCTAAAACGTACATTAAACCAACTTGGTTAGGTTGTAGAAAAAATAATCCACTTTGAGCAAAAATCCAAATCGTCATTCCCATAAAGTAGGTTGCTTTTTTCCCCACGCGCTGACTGACTGCACTCCAGACAAATAACATTGCCAAAGCAGTTCCTTGAACCGCCAGAATTACTTGAGAAACATCCCTATCCCCCAGACGCATATAACTGGTGACAAAGTAAGGAATAATTGCCGCCGTTAACTGTAAACTCAGCCAAGAACAGAGATAGATACCCACTACGAAGAGAAAAGGGCGGTTCTGGAAGACAATCTTGATTTGCTCTGCGATCGGAATATTAACCGGAGTTTCTGCGTCAGCATATTTTTGGGCTACTACCGCTACCCGTTTTCTAGTACCCCAAACACAAAAGTAAATCGGCAAAACCGCAAACATGGCACAAATTACCCCGATAAATAAGTAAGCTTGACCTTTATCGGCAAATTTAGCCAGAGCAATCAAAGCAATTATCGCACCAAAAATACTGCCACCAATAGAAAAAGCAAAGCGAAAACTATTGAGACTGGTGCGTTCGTTATAGTCTTTAGTTAGCTCTGGAGTTAGAGCGGTGTAGGGTAAATTAATGACAGTATAAAAAGTGTTAAACAGAATTGAAATAATGGTGTAGTACCAAAACAATCCCCACTGACGACCTTCTCCGCCGCCAAAATTGGGGATGAGCCACTGTAAAATGAAGAAAATTCCAAAGGGTACTGCACCCCAGATCATCCAAGGATAGCGCCTTCCCCAGCGACTAGTGGTGCGATCGCTCAACACCCCCACCATTGGATCGTTGACTGCATCCCAAACTTTACCTACTAATTGGGTTCTGCCAGCTAATTCTGGTCTTAAACCCGCCACGTCCGTCAAAAATGGGGACAGGTAAAAGATCAAAATACTACCAGTAATTGCTGCACCCAAATCTCCAGCGCCATATGCTAACTTAGTGCTGAAATTGAGTTTCTCTCCACCATCAATACCGTTAGAATCAGGAAGAGGATCTGTTTGATTCATAATGTCAGATTTATATATTTCTTGGTCAGAGTATCACCAAAAAATTGAAGATTTAGCCGCTCAAATTTACCATTCCCAATGGCAATTTAACCAAATTGTGTGTTTGGCGAGAGGAGGATTGCGAGTCGGTGATATCTTATCGCGAATTTACGGAGTTCCGTTAGCTATTTTGGCAGCTTCCTCTTATGGAGGGAGTGGCGATCGCTTGCGGGGTAACCTCAAGTTTGCTCAAAACCTAACTATGAGTAGCAATAGCCTTGGAAGTCGCATTTTACTGGTAGACGATTTAGTAGATTCTGGTATAACTTTAGAACAAGCCGTTATTTGGCTGAAAAGCCATTATAAATCAGATATAGAAGAAATTCGCACCGCAGTGATTTGGTATAAAGCCGTTTCGGCGATCGCCCCAGATTTTTATGTA from Merismopedia glauca CCAP 1448/3 includes these protein-coding regions:
- a CDS encoding phosphoribosyltransferase, yielding MSDLYISWSEYHQKIEDLAAQIYHSQWQFNQIVCLARGGLRVGDILSRIYGVPLAILAASSYGGSGDRLRGNLKFAQNLTMSSNSLGSRILLVDDLVDSGITLEQAVIWLKSHYKSDIEEIRTAVIWYKAVSAIAPDFYVDYLPDNPWIHQPFERYDLIEPAELASQTV
- a CDS encoding MFS transporter, whose translation is MNQTDPLPDSNGIDGGEKLNFSTKLAYGAGDLGAAITGSILIFYLSPFLTDVAGLRPELAGRTQLVGKVWDAVNDPMVGVLSDRTTSRWGRRYPWMIWGAVPFGIFFILQWLIPNFGGGEGRQWGLFWYYTIISILFNTFYTVINLPYTALTPELTKDYNERTSLNSFRFAFSIGGSIFGAIIALIALAKFADKGQAYLFIGVICAMFAVLPIYFCVWGTRKRVAVVAQKYADAETPVNIPIAEQIKIVFQNRPFLFVVGIYLCSWLSLQLTAAIIPYFVTSYMRLGDRDVSQVILAVQGTALAMLFVWSAVSQRVGKKATYFMGMTIWIFAQSGLFFLQPNQVGLMYVLAILSGVGVSTAYLIPWSMLPDVVELDELETGQRREGIFYSFMVFVQKICLGIAVYLALETLGKVGYIQPKAGIYQEQGEAVLWAIRSFIGPIPTLSLVLGLILAYFYPITRELHTELLLRLNERRAQLPEEEKE